The genomic window CCCCCAACCCCCAACCCCCAACCCCCAACCCCCAACCCCCAACCCCCTAACCCCCTaacccccaaaccccaaaccccaaaccccaacccAACCCCCTAAccccctaaccctaaacccctaaccctaaaccctaaaccctaaaccctaaaccctaaaccctaaaaccctaaaaccctaaaccctaaaccctaaaccctaaaccctaaaccctaaaccctaaaccctaaaccctaaaccctacccCCTAAACCCTACCCCCTACCCCCTACCCCCTACCCCAaaacccctaaaccccaaaacccccaaaccctaacccctaaacccctaaaccctaacccctaacccctaacccctaacccctaaccccaaaccccaaacccaaaaccccaaaccctaaccctaaccctaaaccctaaaccctaaaccctaaaccctaaaccctaacccctaacccctaacccccGAACCCCCGAACCCCCGAACCcccgaacccgaacccgaaccccgaacccccgAACCCCCGAACCCCCGAACCCCCGAACCCCCGAACCCCCGAACCCCCGAacccccgaaccccgaaccccgaaccccgaaccccgaaccccgaaccccgaaccccgaaccccgaaccccgaaccccgaaccccgaaccccgaaccccgaaccccgaaccccgaaccccgaaaccgaaccgaacccgaacccgaacccgaacccgaacccgaacccgaacccgaacccgaacccgaacccgaacccgaacccgaacccgaacccgaaccccgaaccccgaaccccgaaccccgaaccccgaacccccgAACCCCCGAACCCCCGAACCCCCGAACCCCCGAACCCCCGAACCCCCGAACCCCCGAacccccgaaccccgaaccccgaaccccgaaccccggaACCCGAACCCGGAACCCGGAACCCGGAACCCGGAACCCGGAACCCGGAACCCGGAACCCGGAACCCGGAACCCGGAACCCGGAACCCGGAACCCGGAACCCGGAACCCGGACCCGGACCCCGGACCCCGGACCCCGGACCCCGGACCCCGGACCCCGGACCCCGGACCCCGGACCCCGGACCCCGGACCCCGGACCCCGGACCCCGGACCCCGGACCCCGGACCCCGGACCCCGGACCCCGGACCCCGGACCCCGGACCCCGGACCCCGAACCataaccccgaaccccgaacccctaacccctaaccccgaaccccgaaccccgaaccccgaaacccgaaccccgaaaccccaaacccgaaaccccaaaccccaaaccccaaaccccaaacacCAAACACCAAACCCAaacgaaacccgaaacccgaaacccctaacccctaacccctaacccgGAACCCGGAACCCGGAACCCGGAACCCGGAACCCGGAACCCGGAACCCGGACCCCGGACCCCGGACCCCGGACCCCCGGCCCCCGACCCCGAacccccgaaccccgaaccccgaaccccgaaccctgAAActgaaccccgaaccccgaacccggaaccctgaaccctgaaccctgaacccgaaacccgaaacccgaaactctgaaccctgaacccgaaacccgaaaaccctaacccctaataccctaaaccctaaacccgaaaccctaaaccctaaaccctaaacccgaaaccctaaaccctaaaccctaaaccctaccctaaaccctaaaccccaaaccccaaaccccaaaaccctaaactccaaaaccctaaaccaaaaaaccctaaaccctaaacttttttttttgaataaaagttAAGTTGAATAGATCCAAAAAAGTACATGATACGGGAGGTATACCCCAAGTATTACAAAGGACCTGGAAggttaacaaaaaagaaaacaagcttGTACATCGAAAGAAAATATACAAAGCAGCACAAACCATTCAGCATGTTGATATAGAAATAATCAAAACTCAGGTAAGATAATCGCTCAACtggaaggtaaaaaaaaatggtgccACACGATGTGTAGCTGCCCGAGTTTTCATCTAGAGAatatccttcttctttttcctcctgCTAACAAGAGTAAATCCATTGTCATAACATCCAACAGATTGTGCAACAGATAGAGATTATGAAGGACGTGCTCGAGATGGTGTCAACTTAGGTAAATCTATGGTAGGTACCCGAGATAAAGATCTGGTTTCAGAAGATGGCAAAGACATTTGCTTACTAGTAGTGCACATAGGCAATTCTAGTGACAATGTCCTAGCATGGTTGTTTGTGGACAGTGAAGTTATCGAATTAACATCCCCATGATCAGATGGCTTCAGCTGAGGACTCAGAGGTTTACTCATCTGTGTTTGTCTCGTCTGAGGAATCTGTATCTGTCTTAGCTGAGGAATCTGAGTCTTTAGAGGACATCTCATATGTGTTTGTGGCAGGAGAGGTAATGGCATTACCTTTACCCTGATGACTAGAAGAGGCATCACCGTTAACCTGCTTATCATTTGTGTCTGTGGCAGGTGAGGCATTACCTTTACCCTGATGACTAGGAGAGGCATCACTGTTAACCTGCTTATCAGCTGAAGGCTGACATGAGTGACCAAAAACTTGGCACTTTTCACATCTCTTCGGCTTCCATTCATAGTTCACATGAATCTGATAGTAGTGGAGAACTCAAGTTCAAATTTGTGGACAAATGGTAGAGATGCATCTACCTCCACACACAACCGCGCGTAGTCTAAGCACTTACATCCAAGTGTCAACTCATCACAAAAGAGTGGTTGGCCCACCATACTGGCTACCTCACTTAAACCCTCATTTgtccataaaagaaaaggtagatcATATATCTGAATCCATACTGGAATTTTGGTGATCTTGTTCATGTCGAAGACAAACCCATAATGTCATTTCTGAAGAATAATGGCTTTCCCGCCAAACATCCAAGGACCATTTTCAATTACCTTTTGTAGCTCATCTTCTGTTTTGAAACGAAACATTGTAAATCCATTGGCCAAAGATGTCACATCCTCAAGGCCGGATCTCTTCCATATCCTATGAGCAATTGAATTCATGGCAGAATAAGGAAGcttaaaaccagaaaaaaaaaaaaaaaaaacctactagGCAACGATGCCACACAGTATAAGATTTCTCCCATAATCCCTTAGTCATTTTGAGACGAGCGTAAAtcctaaacccaaaccccaaacccaaaaccctaaaccataaaccctcaaccctcaaacccgaaaccctaaactaaaccccaaaccccaaaaccTTAAACCCTAATAAACCgtaaaccccaaacccctaaccctaaacTAAACCctaataaaccctaaaccctaaaattcCAAATCCAAAACCATAAACCCTAATAAAACGTAAACCCTAAAACCATAAACCGTAAaatataaaccctaaaccctaacccgaaCTAGGAACACGAAACCCGGAACCaggcacccaaacccaatcccGGAACCCCGAAACCctcccaaaccccaaaccctgaAACCCCCTCGAACCCCAAAACCCCAGACCTCGAATCCAAAACTCAAAActcaaaccccaaacccctaaAAACCCTAAGTTTATGGTCGTCTTTAAAGAGCTTCTCCAGCAGATGAAGGCCAAGGGATTTGTTCCGGATGAGAATGTTGTGAGAGACGCTCTCAGCAACAAGAGAGGCCAAGTTTTTAGAACTGTCATCGATATTCTCTTTGACAAAATAGATTGAGCAACTTATAATAGTCTTTAATCCATCATTTATATATtggatgtttttaatttaacattagaGCTTTATCTCAAATTTTAAGTGAATAGTAATTTATGTTGTCTTTCTCGgtcttaataataattttataatggaaaaaaataattctttttagaaaaaaaaatatccagggTTGTCTACCAAATCATTGCTTAAAGCAAGCCAGAATCAAACAAATCATTGCTTAAAGCAAGCCAGAATCAAACATTAAGTTACCAACACATAACTACCCAAAAGAGTTTCAATATGCTAGACTGAAGTGTTCAATCACAAGGCAATGAATAAAATATCAGAAAGCACCACATACATGTGTGAGCTAATTTCAGATCGAATCCTCTCCTCCGAGGAATGTTACAAGACCTACCAATTGCAAACAAATAGAAAGCAATTCCCAGCTGCAGCACCTCCAACTTGTTCAGAGTCCCAAAAAATTCCCAAAGTCAGAAGGAGGCAACTAAAAATCTTCCTAGTTTGGGCATTCTGATGCTCTGTGCCCCGACCGCCCACAATTAAAACAAGAGCCTCCAAAGCTTCTGCTATGCACAATAAAGATGTCATGTCAGTTTCAACAATCTATGTTCTTGGATTTATGTCCAAACCCTCAACCACACAAGACAGCAAGAGATAAGAAACACAACAGgggaaaaaaagggggggatcaggagaaaaatgaaaaaaagaaatccacCAGTTGCCCACATCATACATGTACCCAAATCTCATCCTATTGAGGTCACCAAAGATTTGATTGAGTGCATGATTACTAGATTCAACCAGAAGCATTTCTAAAAGCAATTACCAAACATTGTCGCAGGGAAAGAATTAAACAAAAGCGTAAGCAGGTCTTGGCCAACAGATGAACCTACTAAAACTATCATTGCTATTGATATTGTGGCTTATTCTTTTAAGGTTAATCAGACTACAATATTGACATGTAAAATGTGCCCAAGTTTGCTATGAGAAAAGTAGATACCTATCTCGAGATGATGGCCTGCTTGATCTTCTACCACCGACCAGCCAATCATCTCCACTGCTTCTCGACATCCAGGACCTAGTATTCTCATTACTGTTACTTCGACCACCTCGCCTGTTCGTGCCTTCATCATCAGAATATCTACCACTTCCCTGACCACGGGAAGATCTAAAACCACCTCTCTGGCCCCTAGGACCCCCTCTAGCAGGACGATCCCTACTAGAAAACCTTCCATAAAAATCACTTGGAGGACCATCATCTTGCAATGCAGGCAGCTGCAAatgaagttaataaaaagattttaggCTGCATACGATCATTGCAGCTAATTCAAGCAGCCTATGCGGTCAAGTACAACCATCAATAATGAGTGaccaaaatctaaaaagaacCTTGGTGATCTTTTCAATAGTGTTTCCAGGTGGTAGTTGCTTATTCAACAATTCTTTTGCAATCTCCTCTGGAAGATCAAAAACAGCTCCTTGAACCTGATATAAACACATTATATTTAGCGTGTTGTGAAGAATGCTatgcatcaagaagaaaagaatccaGTGAATATGTTCAGAACATCTTGCAGAATATACCCTTTCATCCGCAATTAGATgtatttttccaatttcatcagcTGCTGCAGGATAAACATCAGAAAGAAATCCAGTAACAGATCTAGCGGATAGAAACCCTCTAGAATAGGTTGGATCCCGAGTCAACTGCAACGTTGTCCATCCCTGCAGATACAACGGTCCAGTTCAAGTTACTGGCTAGATGCTAAGATAGCTATAAAGGTTGTAGTCCACCTATAACAGTAAAGGAAACAAATATACTGCAATTatctaaagaaaataaaaatagcaaacaGATAAGTTGCAAAACATAatacaaataaacaaaacatcAGACCACGTCCTAATCATACCACCTGATGGATTTGCACATTTACTACAATGCTAGAATAGAAAAGGGATACCATGTACATGTTAATCAGAAAAGGAAATGCTTCTAGAAGTTTGCAGCTGAAAATAACAAACTCAGGAATGTGCAGAGGCTGCATGCACGATTAAGCTAACAAGGTTCTGGGAAATCAGGGAATTTAGTTGACAGCAATACTGGCATCCATGGAACATGATCACAGATGTTATCGCAAGTTATCTGCAGCATGATTGAGTGAAAATGTGAAAGAACAGCGAGCAGTCCCACCAACCACTTGCATTGCAAAAAATGCACTTTTTGTGAGCAATTTCTTAATAGTATTTAAACAGCAGCGGGAAGTTAACTAAATGTCCAACTAAAGACTAGCCtgattaaaaaaggaaacaagCAATCATTGCAAGTAAGATCACATTTAATGTgcaacttaaaaaaattcatgagcaACACctacagtatatatatatatatatatatatatatatcaaacacatggttataaaatcaaaatctgatTGCTAGTTATTTACTTGTTCATGGCTAATGAGAGACCGGGATGAAGGAGGCCGAGAAAATCCACTCAAATGTGCTAGTGCAGCAGCAAGAGCACTTGTTCCTTGTTCCTCAATCAATTTCTGGGCAGTTGGTGTGAAAAACTCTACAGACTCGGGATGAACTCCATTTAGGGTAGCAACAACTTGCTCAGTTGATGACTCCAAAAGCTCTTCAATAGCTGGTGGACTAACAAACTCAAACTTGCATCCCGCATCACGCTCTAGGGATCTGACAGTTCTCCTTTGACTGTTAGTGAACATCAAAATGGCAGTACCTTCCTTCCCTGCACGTCCAGTACGGCCAGAGCGATGCACGAAAGTTTCTGGATCATTAGGAAGTTCATAGTGGATAATCTGGAGAAAAGGGTCAACAAGGTCTCAAGTTTCTTAGCTGTTGAAAAAACAACCCGAGTGTTTGGAAATAAACAATGGGGAAAAGTTCCAATTGAAAAGGTCTTGTATGAAAAGTTATCTAagtattgaaaattatatatctaCATCCATGGTTTTCATAATGATTGATGCACATTTCTCCCAATGATTACACATCAATAAAATAACAACTCAGCCTGTCTCAATCAGAGCTAATGGGATAAATTCCATATTCTGAGTCCTCATAGATACAAAATCTAATCTTCAATATTAACTGCGATAGGAGAGTCTGTCGCAGTTAAtgttttttgtagaaaaaacaaacttgCTTTTTCCCCTAATTCtagcatatttttaaaatgcataaaACTGActaccataaaaataaatcagaaaattacaaaattacaaaaagaacAGAACTTTCTTTATGcaatcattaaaaaactaattccaCGACTTTACCAAATCAACATTTGGGATATCAAGCCCACGAGATGCAACGTCTGTGGCAACAAGCACAGTGAACTTTCCCTGTCGAAAACCATTCAAAGTTCTCTCCCTCTGATGCTGAGATATATCTCCATGCAATGCCTCGGAAGCTATACTCTGTGTTAACGCCATGGATACTTCATCAGCATCTCGTTTGGTCCGAGTAAAGATAATAGTCTTCTCGCCCTTTGCATAGACCTAAATACAATGGAAATGTTTTCTGCTTTAGAAACAACAGTTACCTCTGGTTCAGAAAGGGTGATGCTAAATTCACTACAAAAATTGTTATTCTCACCACTTCTTTCTTAAAATAACTATTGTAACCTCTTTATGTAATGAAGAGGATATTTTAAACTGGAATTTAAtaaacattatgaagaagataTGTTAGTCATTTTAAGAGAATCAAGTGGTGGGAATAACAAAACCGTTAATGAATTTAGTTGTACCCTTTCTGAAATCACTTCGACCAATAATGAGTTCTATTATCACAATAGtaattgataatgaatgaaACAAAAATGCATTCAATAGTAAATACTTACTAATAACCTAAATGTTTTATCATAGAAGCAAGCTTGCCATTTAAAGTACCACTTTCCACTCAGACAGGAACTATAAGTGACACATATAAATGCGTATAACAAAATCCTAGAAGGATTTTCTAATTGATGGTATTCAAGAGCGTGCCTACAGAATTCTAGCATGATTTTAGTTGCTTATCATGGAAGTGCTTCCCCAAGTTCAATTTTCCAAAGTTTCCTTCTTGTCCGATTCTGTGACAATCTTCTAAAACATAGCAGACTAACAGAGTCTATTTAAGAAGTCccaaaatctttatatatatatatatatagggaaaACAAAGTTCAGATCCTGCAATGCTGAAAAATGTTTTCGATTAAGATTTGATGAGATGTTGACACCTCATAAGGCACAAGGACAAAATGGagatattttaagttttaatttgttgtaaAGTAAGCAAATGGagcattttatttttggctCTGAACAAGCAACACCTACACAAACTATCAGGAAACAAATTCGAACAAAAATCTCTTCAGAACTCAAGCAGGCTCAGACATCCATAGAAACTTCAATAATAAAGACAAATGGATTTTGAATGATGGGACTGCCAACTCATACCGTTACAAGGTCACTGAGAATGGTTCGCTTTGATGTTGCTGTGGTTGATATTGCATAAAGTTTGATTCCTTCTGCCAGCTTTTCTTCTCGGTCCCCAACCTGTAAAAGTGAAAAGgattaattacatgtttttgGGTTAAGTCagataaatttaattatcttcTTGTTTACCCTCAATCTGCAAGCAGTAagttattccttttcttttctttttttccatttccatACCCAACTCCAAAAATTATTCTGTGCTGGTAAAGACTTCTATTATCCAGTACCAACAGACAATTGCAATAACAAGAATCAAAGAACACaaagacattaaaaaagaaagggattATACCAAATCAATTTGCAAAGGATTGTCCAAATATTTCCTTGCTAATTTTTTAACCCAGGTGGGCATAGTTGCAGAGAAAAGCATGCTCTGGCGCTTTGATGGTAGACTTTCTAAAATAACTTCCACATCCTCCTCAAATCCAAATGAAAGCATTTGATCAGCCTCATCGAGAACCAAATATTCAACTTCTCCCAGTTTGAGGCTGTTACCTTTCAGTAGGTCGATGATTCGACCTGGAGTTCCAACCACAACATCAACCCCACGAGAAAGAGCATTTTGTTGTGTGGCATAGGAAACCCCTCCATAGACACAAACAGTGCTCAAATAAGGTGCAgactctttaatttctttctctacTTGCTTTGCTAGCTCCCGAGTTGGTGCTAAGACCAAAACTTTAGGAAGCCTACCAGTTCGCCTGtcaaaaagcaaaataaagaCATTAATTAATAAGCTCATGAATACACGGAATTAAAGGGAGATGGACATCTGCAGCAGGCAAAGTGAGCACCCACCTTTGGGAACCTCTTAGCTCAGCATCTTCAGTAAGGCGTTTAATGATTGGAATGCCGAAGGCTAATGTCTTGCCAGTCCCAGTCTTGGCACGAGCAATGAGATCTCGTCCTTCCAGAGTCGGAATTAAAACAGCTCTCtaaatcattgaaaagcaaAAGGATAAGTTAGGACATAAAAAAGGGATGATAGCAGGACACAAGATAGTAAAATAGCTAAATATCTCAAACAAGTAATGGACTAGGAAAATAAGGGACAGGACATTGATGATATCTCAAATAACATGTATTAgttcatttttatcaaaaaaaaaaaaggaaaaaaaaaaccatgtattaGTGCtgcaaagcaaagaaaagagtAAGATAGGAAATATGTAGAGCTATGGAATGGAAAGGAGCAAGAACAACAATAGTTACCGGATAAAAATATggtaataaaccaaaaaaagaaaa from Populus trichocarpa isolate Nisqually-1 chromosome 5, P.trichocarpa_v4.1, whole genome shotgun sequence includes these protein-coding regions:
- the LOC18099727 gene encoding DEAD-box ATP-dependent RNA helicase 3, chloroplastic isoform X1, with the protein product MASTSTVIGVSSIFHSKTTTSCRRAAAATTTTAANLSSAMPLSSSSASFLSEKPPHFNSLIAKTQLSFKHSLIINTNSTFTPPSAIATPNPILSEEAFKGLDGFSDFEADADTDDAVDYDSSETEPNSNTSEDELDISKLGLPQRLVQTLQNRGITHLFPIQRAVLIPTLEGRDLIARAKTGTGKTLAFGIPIIKRLTEDAELRGSQRRTGRLPKVLVLAPTRELAKQVEKEIKESAPYLSTVCVYGGVSYATQQNALSRGVDVVVGTPGRIIDLLKGNSLKLGEVEYLVLDEADQMLSFGFEEDVEVILESLPSKRQSMLFSATMPTWVKKLARKYLDNPLQIDLVGDREEKLAEGIKLYAISTTATSKRTILSDLVTVYAKGEKTIIFTRTKRDADEVSMALTQSIASEALHGDISQHQRERTLNGFRQGKFTVLVATDVASRGLDIPNVDLIIHYELPNDPETFVHRSGRTGRAGKEGTAILMFTNSQRRTVRSLERDAGCKFEFVSPPAIEELLESSTEQVVATLNGVHPESVEFFTPTAQKLIEEQGTSALAAALAHLSGFSRPPSSRSLISHEQGWTTLQLTRDPTYSRGFLSARSVTGFLSDVYPAAADEIGKIHLIADERVQGAVFDLPEEIAKELLNKQLPPGNTIEKITKLPALQDDGPPSDFYGRFSSRDRPARGGPRGQRGGFRSSRGQGSGRYSDDEGTNRRGGRSNSNENTRSWMSRSSGDDWLVGGRRSSRPSSRDSRSFGGSCFNCGRSGHRASECPN
- the LOC18099727 gene encoding DEAD-box ATP-dependent RNA helicase 3, chloroplastic isoform X2; its protein translation is MASTSTVIGVSSIFHSKTTTSCRRAAAATTTTAANLSSAMPLSSSSASFLSEKPPHFNSLIAKTQLSFKHSLIINTNSTFTPPSAIATPNPILSEEAFKGLDGFSDFEADADTDDAVDYDSSETEPNSNTSEDELDISKLGLPQRLVQTLQNRGITHLFPIQRAVLIPTLEGRDLIARAKTGTGKTLAFGIPIIKRLTEDAELRGSQRRTGRLPKVLVLAPTRELAKQVEKEIKESAPYLSTVCVYGGVSYATQQNALSRGVDVVVGTPGRIIDLLKGNSLKLGEVEYLVLDEADQMLSFGFEEDVEVILESLPSKRQSMLFSATMPTWVKKLARKYLDNPLQIDLVGDREEKLAEGIKLYAISTTATSKRTILSDLVTVYAKGEKTIIFTRTKRDADEVSMALTQSIASEALHGDISQHQRERTLNGFRQGKFTVLVATDVASRGLDIPNVDLIIHYELPNDPETFVHRSGRTGRAGKEGTAILMFTNSQRRTVRSLERDAGCKFEFVSPPAIEELLESSTEQVVATLNGVHPESVEFFTPTAQKLIEEQGTSALAAALAHLSGFSRPPSSRSLISHEQGWTTLQLTRDPTYSRGFLSARSVTGFLSDVYPAAADEIGKIHLIADERVQGAVFDLPEEIAKELLNKQLPPGNTIEKITKLPALQDDGPPSDFYGRFSSRDRPARGGPRGQRGGFRSSRGQGSGRYSDDEGTNRRGGRSNSNENTRSWMSRSSGDDWLVGGRRSSRPSSRDRSFGGSCFNCGRSGHRASECPN